The Mustela erminea isolate mMusErm1 chromosome 18, mMusErm1.Pri, whole genome shotgun sequence genome has a window encoding:
- the TNFRSF13B gene encoding tumor necrosis factor receptor superfamily member 13B isoform X2 has product MSGLGWSRQGGRSRAGQEEWQSLSCRKEEGRYYDQLLKDCISCASVCGRHPKQCTYFCENKFRSHVNLPPELKRQRSGEAETRSDDLGRYQGTEHRGSEAGPGLKLSADQLALVYSTLGLCLCAIVCCFLLAVACFLKRRGDQFSCQPSAAPCRTQAKSSKDHWMEAGSAAGTPPEPVETCSFCFPERRQPTQESAGASRTPDAAPSGRWGRLGPSATAQPCARAPDGGLEVLCAPAEEGGPAA; this is encoded by the exons AGTCGCTCAGTTGCCGCAAGGAGGAAGGCAGGTACTATGATCAGCTCCTGAAGGATTGCATCAGCTGTGCTTCCGTCTGTGGACGTCACCCCAAGCAGTGCACATACTTCTGTGAGAACAAGTTCAGGAGCCATGTGAACCTCCCACCAGAGCTCAAGAGACAGCGGTCTGGGGAAGCCGAAACCAGGTCAGATGACTTGGGAAGGTACCAGGGAACAGAGCACAGAGGCTCAGAGGCAGGCCCAG GGCTGAAGCTGAGCGCCGACCAGTTGGCCCTGGTCTACAGCACACTGGGACTCTGCCTGTGTGCAATCGTCTGCTGTTTCCTCCTGGCCGTGGCCTGCTTCCTCAAGAGGAGAGGGGACCAGTTCTCCTGCCAGCCCTCAGCCGCACCATGTCGGACCCAGGCCAAGTCCTCCAAGG ATCACTGGATGGAAGCTGGAAGCGCCGCGGGCACGCCGCCGGAGCCGGTGGAGACGTGCAGCTTCTGCTTCCCGGAGCGCAGGCAGCCCACCCAGGAGAGCGCGGGCGCGTCCCGGACCCCCGACGCCGCGCCCTCGGGGAGGTGGGGTCGCCTCGGCCCGTCCGCGACCGCACAGCCCTGCGCGCGCGCTCCAGACGGCGGTCTTGAGGTCCTGTGCGCGCCCGCGGAGGAGGGAGGCCCCGCCGCGTGA
- the TNFRSF13B gene encoding tumor necrosis factor receptor superfamily member 13B isoform X1 — protein MAMELCPEEQYWDSLLNICFSCKPICSHQFPRTCAAFCKSLSCRKEEGRYYDQLLKDCISCASVCGRHPKQCTYFCENKFRSHVNLPPELKRQRSGEAETRSDDLGRYQGTEHRGSEAGPGLKLSADQLALVYSTLGLCLCAIVCCFLLAVACFLKRRGDQFSCQPSAAPCRTQAKSSKDHWMEAGSAAGTPPEPVETCSFCFPERRQPTQESAGASRTPDAAPSGRWGRLGPSATAQPCARAPDGGLEVLCAPAEEGGPAA, from the exons ATGGCCATGGAGCTCTGCCCTGAAGAACAGTACTGGGATTCTCTGCTGAACATCTGCTTCTCCTGCAAACCTATTTGCAGCCATCAGTTTCCACGCACGTGTGCAGCATTCTGCA AGTCGCTCAGTTGCCGCAAGGAGGAAGGCAGGTACTATGATCAGCTCCTGAAGGATTGCATCAGCTGTGCTTCCGTCTGTGGACGTCACCCCAAGCAGTGCACATACTTCTGTGAGAACAAGTTCAGGAGCCATGTGAACCTCCCACCAGAGCTCAAGAGACAGCGGTCTGGGGAAGCCGAAACCAGGTCAGATGACTTGGGAAGGTACCAGGGAACAGAGCACAGAGGCTCAGAGGCAGGCCCAG GGCTGAAGCTGAGCGCCGACCAGTTGGCCCTGGTCTACAGCACACTGGGACTCTGCCTGTGTGCAATCGTCTGCTGTTTCCTCCTGGCCGTGGCCTGCTTCCTCAAGAGGAGAGGGGACCAGTTCTCCTGCCAGCCCTCAGCCGCACCATGTCGGACCCAGGCCAAGTCCTCCAAGG ATCACTGGATGGAAGCTGGAAGCGCCGCGGGCACGCCGCCGGAGCCGGTGGAGACGTGCAGCTTCTGCTTCCCGGAGCGCAGGCAGCCCACCCAGGAGAGCGCGGGCGCGTCCCGGACCCCCGACGCCGCGCCCTCGGGGAGGTGGGGTCGCCTCGGCCCGTCCGCGACCGCACAGCCCTGCGCGCGCGCTCCAGACGGCGGTCTTGAGGTCCTGTGCGCGCCCGCGGAGGAGGGAGGCCCCGCCGCGTGA